The nucleotide sequence ATGTTCAGATTGGTAAAGCGTTTAATGACGGGCAATCCATAGAGCACCTTGCAGAAGAACATGGCGTGAAGGAAGTCACCATTCTAAATCATTTGAAGGATTACCTGAAAGATGGAAATGGACTGAGATTAGATGGCATTACCGAGGCAACCTCACTCTCGCTTCGTCAACAGGATGAGATTATTAAGATTTTTGATGAAAAAGGAGCGCATATGTTGAAGGTGGTGTATGATCGGATGAATAAGAAAATAGGCTACGACCAGATTCGCATTATGCAGCTTTATTTTATGGCGAACAAAGCAGCGGAAAAGAATTAGGACTAACAGTCATCACGTACCGGAAGAGTTACCGTAAATTCAGCACCACCTTGTTTTCTATTTTCAGCGGTGATGCTTCCCCCGGCTTGTAAAATAATTTCGTTAGAAATAGCTAGTCCAAGCCCCAGCCCGAATTTAGCCCCTTGGTTTTTAGTTGTGAAGTTAGGCTCAAAAATGTGGGGCATGATTTCATCTGGTATTCCTGGGCCGCTGTCAGATATTTTAACTTTGATTAGGTTGTCATCATAACTTGTAGAAATTGAAATTGCTCCCCTTTCTTCAATGGCATCACAGGCATTCACAATAATATTAGTCCAAACTTGATTAAGGTCGCCCACAAACACACAAGTTTTTGGAATTTCATTCAGCTGTAGAGTCAGATCTACGAATTTTAACCGATTGCTTAATACAAGTATGGTGTCATTGATTCCTTCCCGGATGTCAGCGAGTTGTTCCTTATTTTGATCTTGTCTGCTATAACTTTTCAGACTTTTCACAAGATTTGCAATTCTGCGACTTGCAATACGGATGTTTTGAATCATCTTTCCGGCTTCAAAATGATTGACTAAGTCAGGAAGAGTCCCTTTTTTCTTGAATTCATTGATCAAGGCCAGGGCTTTATCCGGCATATGAGCGAGTTTCCGAATGGTTGCTCTTTCATGAATCCAGGGGTATTTTTTTTCCATATCCAGCATGCGTTTTCGTAAAGTAGAGCTATCTACCGGTTCACTGTTAAGTCCAAACTTAAATAGCTTGAATGCAGCATCGGAATCTTCAAATCCGGTGTAAATTTCTACCAGGTTTTCAGCGGAACGCATTAAGGCTGAAGCAGGATTATTTACCTCATGGGCAAAACCGGCAACCAACTCTCCGAGCGTAGCCATCTTCTCCTGATGCACGAGCATCTGGTGGGTTTCCTCTAATTGTTTATAAGCGGCTTTTAGGTTATTACGATCTTTGTTGAGTTCTTTGCTTAACAGGTGTGTTTTTGTTTGAAGGCGCAGATTGCTTTTGTATCGCAGGATCATATTATTGAGCATCAGCTGCTGCAAAGGGTGTTTAAGCCTGGGATGATCATTCAGGTATTGCTCGAATTGCTGGGGGCGCATTTTTAAGGCTAATCCCTTGGTTGTGATGCGCCCACTTGTCAGGGTTGGTTCTCCGGTTGTAAAAGCAATCAGCCCGGCAAAGCTTCCGGGGCCCAATGTAATGAGGGCAACTTCAGTATCGTCAGGCTGAGTGCGTGTTAATTGGATATTTCCTTCTAAAATGAGATACATAAACTCCAACGGTTCTCCTTGTGAAAACAAAAGCTCTCCCTCATTCAGCGCCATAAGCTGATCCTGCAACTCATCTAGTTCATCTACTAACTTGTGAATGAAATTAAGGATGGCTGCATTATCATTTAACCAGGGGATGCCGGTGGATTTACTCATGATGGCTAATTTCTAATGGTCGGTCATTCTGTTTTTACGGAGCGCATCGGAAAGCCGGGCTGCATCTAATATTTGCATATAGGGGAGCAGGTTTTTTTCATTAGCTATCACAAAGTCGGTAAGCTCATTAACCACTACTCGCTCGAGCTCTTCCTGACCCCAGGGCTTTGCAATGTAATGATCTAAATCTGCTTTGTTGATAGCGAGAATGGTGTCTTCATGCCCTGCCTGACCGGTCACAAGTACTTTCTTGCTTTTCATCGTTTCAGGCCTGTTCTGCATATCAATCAACAGATCTACTCCGTTTTTTCCCGGGAGAACATGATCACATAAGATTAAACCGATTTTATGCCCGTGGTCAATAATGTAATCAATCACCTCTGTAGCTTCCGATACATTATTAGCCGTTTCAACAGGGAAGTAAGACTCAAATTTTTCAAGGTCTTTTATCAAAGCTTCCATTACTTCCAGCTCATCTTCTACTATCAATATGTAAATTTTTTCATCCATAACAGTTCCCTCAATTTAAGATTAATGGCCAATAAAAGAGTGCGTAAAGAGTCACCATCAATAACCCGAAAAGCCCGATCACTAACCCCGCGCGGGTCATATGTTTAGTTTTTAGGGTGCCGGTACTCATTGCAATGGCATTGGGCGGGGTTGAAATGGGGAGCATCATTGCCATGCTTGCGCTTACCCCGATCACCAGGCTGATAAGGATTAAACTGAACCCTTCACCCGCTACACCTGATTTTGCTAAACTGACTGCAAGTGGAATCAGTAAAGTAGCAGAAACCGTATTTGAGAGGAAATTTGACATCACGATGGCAACCAAACTAAAGGCAATAATCATAAATAATGTAGAAAAAGCACTCCATTCAATGCTGGTGATAATCCATTCTGCGAGACCGGTACTTTCCATCGAAATACCGAGTGATATTCCACCAGCTACCAGCCATAATACTTCCCAGGGAAGCTGGCGAATACCGTCTTTATCTAAAATACCCGTGAGAGCTAAAGCAGCTACCGGGATAAGTGCAATGATGCTACTTCCAATACCGTGAAAACTTTCTGTTATCCAAAGTAAAACGGTAGCGCCAAAAACGAAATACACCAAGATAGCAGAGCTGTTTTTTTGAAAGGCTCCTTTCATATCCATTGATAGAGAACCAGATTTTGGTTTGAACATCCACAAAAGGATCAACCAGCTTGCAATGAGGACCAGCATAACCAACGGGGCAGCCAGGATCATCCATTCGGTAAATGCAATATTTATTCCCTGGGTTGAAAGAGCCCCGATGACTACAGCATTGGGCGGTGTTCCGATGGGGGTAGCAATGCCACCAATATTTGCTGCAAAAGGAATACTGAGTGCGAGGCCAATCCTCAGTGGATCATCCAGATCGGTTTTGGCTATGATGGGGAGAATGACAGTCATCATCATAGCGGTAGTGGCGGTGTTACTCATAAAAGCAGAAAGCACGGCGGTGACCGCCATCAACCCGAGAATTATGAACTTAGGTTTTGAACCAAAGGGTTTGAGTAAAAGGCGGGTCAGGTTTTTATCGAGATCATATTTTACTGCGGCATCAGCGAGAACAAAGCCACCTAAAAAAAGAATGATGATGGGGTTTGCAAGCGTGCCAATGAAATCAGTGTAAGGGTTTGGGTTATAATCAGCGGTTATTTCCGGGAAAAGTACTCCTTGTTTACTCAGGAAGAAAACCTGAAGTAAAATAACCAGGATTGAAGTAGCATAAATCGGAACCGGCTCCAGCATCCAAAAAATTGCGGCAATAAAGAAAATACTGAGAGCAACATGCCCAGCCTCGGACAAACCGGAGATGTTCAGAAAAAAAGGAATCATAAAACCAATGATCCCGAGCAGAATAGAAACCGATTGTTTAGAAAAGACCTTCATGATAACGGCAATAGATTCTTCAAATGGTAGTTGAACCGATAAGAGTATAGGCTATCTTTGCGAAATTATTGTGAAGAAAAGGAGCGTTTATTACTGAATCTGCCTTTCATAAATAAATTTATAATAGTACCATGAATTATGATCTTAGAACCAAATATACTGTCCAAACTATCCTCGCTTGAACTGCGTGCGAAGAAGATCGTGGAGGGTTTCATTTCCGGATTACATAAAAGTCCGTTTCATGGATTTAGCGTGGAGTTTGCGGAGCATCGTCCTTACAACCCCGGTGATGATTTCAAACATATAGACTGGAAAGTATATGCCAAGAAAGAACGGTTTTATGTGAAGCGGTATGAAGAGGAAACAAATCTTCGTTCCTATATCATGTTGGATACGAGCTCATCCATGCAATTCAGGCATTTTTCAGAATGGAGTAAGCTTAGATATGGGATTCATTATGCAGCTTCATTGATGTATTTGATGCATCGTCAGCGAGATGCTTGCGGGCTGATCCCATTCAACTCAAAGATTGATGCCTTTATTCCGGCCAAGTCAACTTATGCCCATTTGAGGCAAATTTACACAGAATTGGAGCGAGAGTTGATTCATGAGGAGAATAAAGATGCTGAACGAAGACAAACGGCGTCAGCTCAGGCAATTCACGAAGTAGCAGAGCGGTTGAATCACCGAAGTTTGGTGGTAATCATTACTGATCTTTTTGAAAATTCCGGGGAACATGAAGAATTGATTTCTGCTTTAAAACATCTTCGTCATCGAAAACATGAAGTATTGTTGTTTAATGTGCTGGAAAAGAAAAGTGAGCGCGATCTTGATTTCCCGGATCGGCGCTTTGTATTTGAGGACATGGAGTTAGGGGATGAAGTGGAGGTGCTTCCGGCTCAGGTGCGCCAGGATTATCAGGAAAAAGTAGCTGAATACACCAAGAAATTCCAAATGGCTTGCAGTGAGT is from Gracilimonas sp. and encodes:
- a CDS encoding ATP-binding protein, with product MSKSTGIPWLNDNAAILNFIHKLVDELDELQDQLMALNEGELLFSQGEPLEFMYLILEGNIQLTRTQPDDTEVALITLGPGSFAGLIAFTTGEPTLTSGRITTKGLALKMRPQQFEQYLNDHPRLKHPLQQLMLNNMILRYKSNLRLQTKTHLLSKELNKDRNNLKAAYKQLEETHQMLVHQEKMATLGELVAGFAHEVNNPASALMRSAENLVEIYTGFEDSDAAFKLFKFGLNSEPVDSSTLRKRMLDMEKKYPWIHERATIRKLAHMPDKALALINEFKKKGTLPDLVNHFEAGKMIQNIRIASRRIANLVKSLKSYSRQDQNKEQLADIREGINDTILVLSNRLKFVDLTLQLNEIPKTCVFVGDLNQVWTNIIVNACDAIEERGAISISTSYDDNLIKVKISDSGPGIPDEIMPHIFEPNFTTKNQGAKFGLGLGLAISNEIILQAGGSITAENRKQGGAEFTVTLPVRDDC
- a CDS encoding response regulator; amino-acid sequence: MDEKIYILIVEDELEVMEALIKDLEKFESYFPVETANNVSEATEVIDYIIDHGHKIGLILCDHVLPGKNGVDLLIDMQNRPETMKSKKVLVTGQAGHEDTILAINKADLDHYIAKPWGQEELERVVVNELTDFVIANEKNLLPYMQILDAARLSDALRKNRMTDH
- a CDS encoding SLC13 family permease; the protein is MKVFSKQSVSILLGIIGFMIPFFLNISGLSEAGHVALSIFFIAAIFWMLEPVPIYATSILVILLQVFFLSKQGVLFPEITADYNPNPYTDFIGTLANPIIILFLGGFVLADAAVKYDLDKNLTRLLLKPFGSKPKFIILGLMAVTAVLSAFMSNTATTAMMMTVILPIIAKTDLDDPLRIGLALSIPFAANIGGIATPIGTPPNAVVIGALSTQGINIAFTEWMILAAPLVMLVLIASWLILLWMFKPKSGSLSMDMKGAFQKNSSAILVYFVFGATVLLWITESFHGIGSSIIALIPVAALALTGILDKDGIRQLPWEVLWLVAGGISLGISMESTGLAEWIITSIEWSAFSTLFMIIAFSLVAIVMSNFLSNTVSATLLIPLAVSLAKSGVAGEGFSLILISLVIGVSASMAMMLPISTPPNAIAMSTGTLKTKHMTRAGLVIGLFGLLMVTLYALFYWPLILN
- a CDS encoding DUF58 domain-containing protein, with amino-acid sequence MILEPNILSKLSSLELRAKKIVEGFISGLHKSPFHGFSVEFAEHRPYNPGDDFKHIDWKVYAKKERFYVKRYEEETNLRSYIMLDTSSSMQFRHFSEWSKLRYGIHYAASLMYLMHRQRDACGLIPFNSKIDAFIPAKSTYAHLRQIYTELERELIHEENKDAERRQTASAQAIHEVAERLNHRSLVVIITDLFENSGEHEELISALKHLRHRKHEVLLFNVLEKKSERDLDFPDRRFVFEDMELGDEVEVLPAQVRQDYQEKVAEYTKKFQMACSEFEIDFEEMDTQSPFDQSLLAYLTKRRRLG